From the Malus domestica chromosome 17, GDT2T_hap1 genome, one window contains:
- the LOC139193316 gene encoding protein VASCULATURE COMPLEXITY AND CONNECTIVITY-like → MGSGRAEKPGPCGICGGGDRWRGRLLYERLFSMIVKHLRLWIFECREPSHEAFKLGLAAAGLLVLAHVVANLLGGCNCICSQDELQKAPPNKQLSMACLVFTWIILAVGLSMLVIGTWSNHKSRASCGFTHHHFLSIGGILCFVHGLFCVAYYISATASTV, encoded by the exons atgggaagcgggagggcagagaagccaggTCCTTGTGGCATATGTGGGGGTGGTGACAGATGGCGAGGCAGGCTCCTCTATGAGAGATTGTTCAGTATGATT GTGAAACACTTGAGACTCTGGATTTTTGAGTGCAGAGAACCAAGCCATGAAGCATTCAAGCTAGGGTTAGCTGCAGCTGGACTTTTGGTTCTTGCACATGTTGTTGCCAACTTGCTTGGTGGATGCAATTGCATTTGTTCTCAGGATGAACTCCAAAAGGCTCCTCCTAACAAGCAACTCTCAATGGCATGCCTCGTCTTCACTTG GATAATTTTGGCCGTTGGATTGTCCATGCTGGTGATAGGGACTTGGTCAAACCACAAGTCAAGAGCATCATGTGGCTTCACACACCACCATTTTCTGTCGATTGGAGGCATCTTGTGTTTTGTTCATGGGCTGTTTTGTGTAGCTTATTACATATCTGCCACCGCATCGACTGTCTAA
- the LOC103417108 gene encoding probable terpene synthase 9: MALTTFSSLSPSLVSTSTRYQRLIHLPKVLLQRTVGKQPSFLYVSINSSPSSKVISNPPAVQRRFAQYHPTIWDSKLIDTFTTHYTYELHGTRLDRLKQNVTETLLAASTSSTQGTTSTLSMLKLIDSMQRLGVAYHFEKEIEAVLTSLGSSSTASTSSDLHTVALQFRILREHGIPISPDVFNKFKAGNGRFEDSLSKDIEGLLSLYEASHLGMLGEEHVLEEAKSFSAKRLRQLLGTLEGEDGLLKQLVQQSMETPLHWRMPRIEARSYIDLYQKDDSRNIDLLELAKLDYNLVQSVYQREIKELSRWWTDLDFEHKANFSRDRLMENYLWAMGINYEPQFSNCRIGLTKFVCILTVIDDMYDVYGFLDELELFTDAVHRWNMEDTEELPEYMKPIYTALLNFGNEVNDNVFKNNGLSVLPYIKKEWVNLCNSYLVEARWFYCGYTPTLEEYLKNAWTSVGGPEAILHAYLLLQGRNITKSSLDSFKHGSQIIYWSSLMTRLSDDLATSKAEGERGDVAKSVECCMKERGVSEEEAQDYINELICYSWTKINEESSKTAIPKSIVKLSLNMARTAHSIFQHGDGIGTSIGVTKDRLISLISNPIPINTHN, encoded by the exons ATGGCACTTACAACATTCTCCTCGCTCTCTCCCTCTTTGGTCTCAACTAGTACTAGGTATCAAAGATTAATCCATCTTCCAAAAGTTCTGCTTCAAAGAACAGTAGGAAAACAACCCTCCTTCCTTTATGTATCAATAAACTCATCACCGTCATCGAAGGTTATCAGTAATCCTCCGGCAGTGCAACGGCGATTCGCTCAATACCATCCGACCATTTGGGATTCCAAACTCATCGACACATTCACCACTCATTACACG TATGAATTGCATGGGACGCGATTGGATCGTCTAAAGCAGAACGTTACTGAAACGTTGCTGGCAGCATCAACTAGTAGTACTCAAGGCACTACTAGCACTTTATCGATGTTAAAGCTTATCGACTCAATGCAGCGATTGGGAGTGGCCTATCATTTCGAAAAAGAAATCGAAGCAGTTTTAACTAGCCTTGGTTCTTCCAGTACTGCCAGTACATCAAGTGATCTTCACACCGTTGCCTTGCAGTTTCGGATATTACGAGAACATGGTATCCCTATTAGCCCAG ATGTGTTTAACAAGTTTAAAGCCGGAAACGGAAGATTTGAGGATAGCTTAAGCAAGGACATTGAAGGACTTTTGAGCTTGTATGAAGCCTCACACCTTGGTATGCTTGGGGAAGAGCATGTTTTGGAGGAAGCCAAGAGTTTTAGTGCCAAAAGGTTGAGACAATTATTGGGAACATTGGAGGGTGAAGATGGTTTATTGAAGCAACTAGTTCAGCAATCAATGGAAACCCCCTTACATTGGAGGATGCCGAGGATAGAAGCTCGAAGTTATATTGATTTATACCAAAAGGACGATTCTAGGAACATCGATTTGCTTGAATTAGCCAAATTGGATTATAATCTTGTCCAATCAGTATATCAGAGGGAGATAAAGGAGCTATCAAG GTGGTGGACGGATTTGGATTTTGAACATAAGGCAAATTTTTCGAGAGACAGATTGATGGAGAACTATTTGTGGGCAATGGGAATCAATTATGAGCCCCAATTCTCGAATTGCAGGATTGGCCTCACCAAATTCGTTTGCATATTAACAGTAATTGATGACATGTACGATGTTTATGGATTTTTGGATGAACTTGAGCTGTTTACAGATGCAGTACATAG GTGGAATATGGAGGACACGGAGGAGCTTCCCGAGTACATGAAGCCAATTTATACAGCCTTGCTCAACTTTGGGAATGAAGTAAATGATAACGTATTTAAAAACAACGGTTTAAGCGTCCTCCCCTATATTAAGAAAGAG TGGGTAAATCTTTGTAATTCATATCTGGTAGAGGCACGATGGTTTTACTGTGGATACACACCAACCCTAGAAGAGTACTTAAAGAATGCATGGACTTCAGTGGGTGGTCCTGAGGCAATTCTCCATGCTTATTTGTTGTTGCAAGGACGCAACATAACAAAAAGCTCACTTGACTCCTTTAAGCATGGCTCTCAAATAATATATTGGTCATCTCTAATGACTCGGCTTAGTGATGATTTGGCCACTTCCAAG gctgagggtgagagaggtgATGTGGCAAAATCTGTTGAGTGCTGCATGAAAGAAAGAGGCGTATCTGAAGAAGAAGCGCAGGACTACATAAACGAATTGATCTGCTATTCGTGGACGAAGATTAATGAGGAGAGTTCAAAAACTGCCATACCAAAATCAATTGTAAAACTGTCACTGAATATGGCTCGGACTGCTCACTCTATTTTCCAACATGGAGACGGTATTGGAACTTCAATTGGGGTCACCAAAGATCGTTTAATCTCTTTAATTTCTAATCCTATCCCTATCAACACTCACAATTAA